One Thermoanaerobacter pseudethanolicus ATCC 33223 DNA window includes the following coding sequences:
- a CDS encoding helix-turn-helix transcriptional regulator yields the protein MFSLAELRKSRRLTQEQLSKLLGISKSSIAMYETGQRVPSLSRAKKIAKFFNVPVEKIFFGDINHTLRAKNKSF from the coding sequence ATGTTTTCTTTAGCTGAATTAAGAAAAAGCAGAAGATTAACACAAGAGCAGTTATCCAAATTATTAGGAATAAGTAAAAGTTCTATCGCAATGTACGAAACAGGCCAAAGGGTGCCATCTTTAAGTAGAGCTAAAAAAATTGCAAAATTTTTTAATGTCCCTGTAGAAAAAATTTTTTTTGGAGATATTAATCACACTTTGCGAGCAAAAAACAAATCATTTTAG
- a CDS encoding helix-turn-helix domain-containing protein — protein MLKDRLKTLRNEKNLTQRELARLLNLSPSTIAMYETGQRFPDPETLKKIADFFNVSIDYLLGRTDIRSPVDEITEAVSDDPELFEFWNTLKEREDLKLLFKQTKKLSPKDIKQIIRIIKAIEDEEDKGE, from the coding sequence ATGTTAAAAGATAGATTGAAAACACTTAGAAATGAAAAAAACTTGACGCAACGTGAGCTTGCTAGGTTACTAAACCTTTCACCCAGTACTATAGCCATGTATGAAACTGGGCAACGTTTTCCTGACCCAGAAACTCTCAAGAAGATAGCAGATTTTTTTAACGTTTCTATTGATTATCTTCTGGGTAGAACAGATATTCGCTCTCCAGTTGACGAGATTACTGAGGCTGTTTCTGATGACCCAGAGTTGTTTGAGTTTTGGAACACATTAAAAGAACGGGAGGATTTAAAGCTTTTATTCAAGCAAACAAAAAAACTGTCTCCTAAAGACATAAAGCAAATAATTCGAATAATAAAAGCAATAGAAGATGAAGAAGATAAGGGGGAATGA
- a CDS encoding phospholipase D family protein translates to MNGNYIKPFISDNVSCSLYLGRNAGERIKNYIKNAKKSIKIFSPYFSEELIDLLLEKTESIKDIKLISSFKISDLYNPMNSNLLRKIILQKRHIDEDSVNKRKSLYYFTMAIAIILVLYIIVSAVLLSTKNINLFTSTPLIYFLLAIIILFLRKKIISTRIYTYTYYTPFFVKFINDSNIFLHYKLYIIDDSYAFLGSLNFTSSGFFKNYESCITISDENIVKALSEYFEYIANSQINEIDISSLGHRLYNEPIN, encoded by the coding sequence ATGAATGGAAACTATATTAAACCTTTTATTAGTGACAATGTAAGTTGTTCACTTTACCTTGGAAGAAATGCAGGCGAAAGGATAAAAAATTATATTAAAAACGCAAAAAAGTCAATAAAAATTTTTTCTCCTTATTTTAGCGAGGAATTAATTGACTTATTATTAGAAAAAACAGAAAGTATAAAAGATATAAAGTTAATTTCTTCATTTAAAATTAGTGATTTATATAACCCTATGAATTCCAACTTATTGAGAAAGATAATTTTACAGAAGCGCCATATAGACGAAGATTCTGTAAATAAGCGAAAAAGCCTGTATTATTTTACAATGGCTATAGCTATTATACTTGTTCTCTATATTATAGTTTCTGCTGTTCTTTTAAGTACTAAAAATATTAATCTCTTTACTTCAACTCCATTAATTTATTTTTTACTTGCAATCATAATTTTATTTCTAAGAAAAAAAATTATTTCTACCAGAATATATACTTACACGTATTATACCCCTTTCTTTGTTAAATTTATAAATGATAGTAATATTTTCTTACACTATAAACTTTACATAATCGATGATTCATATGCCTTCTTGGGATCTTTAAATTTTACGTCTTCCGGATTTTTTAAAAATTATGAATCATGTATAACTATAAGCGATGAAAATATAGTAAAAGCTCTTTCCGAATACTTCGAATATATAGCTAATAGTCAAATCAATGAAATTGATATTTCATCTTTAGGACACAGGCTTTACAATGAACCTATTAATTAA